The following are encoded together in the Cololabis saira isolate AMF1-May2022 chromosome 5, fColSai1.1, whole genome shotgun sequence genome:
- the LOC133444548 gene encoding natterin-4-like isoform X1, which translates to MAKMTPSVLLLSALLALSSASLPDIVKRNVVKRSVDSEGDLEWLTWTGGLPNGAVSIYNDNTHRRDYVCKAGCEAGCEAGFYSPDLGSYCRYPYGGHEYKATMFQILANKDNIEFLEWKKSSHGWVPKDSIQTCPGVDIYVAKNKYGLGKVHRRHGSFFLPLKGKEHRYRSYEVLVINRDYYAQKISNVKYAINNAAIFRHPPETMTNSSTTNNACRAVVKTVTLSKTSRVERTWNIGHSTKLGITTTITAEIPFTVSVGVELTAEKTMESSRGTTMVDQLSRSLTVELTVPPNHSCNVRMEGRKMTADIPYTARLSRTYRGGKTRWTSISGTYKGVQMGEVRAVVDPCEPVAGAKPCP; encoded by the exons ATGGCAAAG ATGACGCCGTCGGTGCTGCTGCTGTCGGCTCTGCTGGCTCTGTCCTCCGCCAGCCTGCCGGACATCGTGAAGAGGAACGTCGTGAAGAGGAGCGTCGACTCAGAAG GAGACCTGGAGTGGCTGACGTGGACTGGCGGGCTGCCCAACGGCGCCGTGTCCATCTACAACGACAACACTCACCGCAGAGACTACGTCTGCAAGGCTGGCTGTGAGGCTGGCTGTGAGGCTGGCTTCTACAGCCCAGACCTGGGCTCTTACTGCCGCTACCCCTATGGAGGCCACGAGTACAAAGCCACCATGTTCCAGATCCTGGCCAACAAGGACAACATTGAGTTCCTGGAGTGGAAAAAAAGTTCCCACGGCTGGGTGCCGAAGGACTCGATCCAGACCTGCCCGGGCGTCGACATCTACGTCGCAAAGAACAAGTACGGCCTTGGGAAGGTGCATCGCCGCCACGGGTCGTTCTTCTTGCCCTTGAAAGGTAAAGAGCACCGGTACAGGTCCTACGAGGTCCTGGTCATAAACAGGGACTACTACGCCCAGAAAATCAGCAACGTCAAGTATGCCATCAACAACGCTGCCATTTTCCGCCACCCGCCCGAGACCATGACCAACTCCAGCACCACCAACAACGCGTGCAGGGCGGTGGTGAAGACGGTCACCCTCTCCAAGACCTCGCGGGTGGAGAGAACCTGGAACATCGGCCACTCCACCAAGCTGGGCATCACCACCACTATCACCGCTGAGATCCCCTTCACCGTCTCGGTGGGCGTCGAGCTCACAGCTGAGAAGACGATGGAGTCCTCCCGGGGAACCACCATGGTCGACCAGCTCAGCCGCTCTTTGACCGTGGAGCTCACCGTCCCACCCAACCATTCCTGCAACGTCCGCATGGAGGGACGCAAGATGACGGCCGACATCCCCTACACGGCCCGCCTCAGCCGGACCTACCGCGGCGGCAAGACCCGGTGGACGTCCATCTCGGGGACGTACAAAGGAGTCCAGATGGGGGAGGTCCGGGCCGTGGTGGACCCCTGTGAGCCCGTGGCCGGCGCCAAACCTTGCCCCTGA
- the LOC133444548 gene encoding natterin-4-like isoform X2, with protein MTPSVLLLSALLALSSASLPDIVKRNVVKRSVDSEGDLEWLTWTGGLPNGAVSIYNDNTHRRDYVCKAGCEAGCEAGFYSPDLGSYCRYPYGGHEYKATMFQILANKDNIEFLEWKKSSHGWVPKDSIQTCPGVDIYVAKNKYGLGKVHRRHGSFFLPLKGKEHRYRSYEVLVINRDYYAQKISNVKYAINNAAIFRHPPETMTNSSTTNNACRAVVKTVTLSKTSRVERTWNIGHSTKLGITTTITAEIPFTVSVGVELTAEKTMESSRGTTMVDQLSRSLTVELTVPPNHSCNVRMEGRKMTADIPYTARLSRTYRGGKTRWTSISGTYKGVQMGEVRAVVDPCEPVAGAKPCP; from the exons ATGACGCCGTCGGTGCTGCTGCTGTCGGCTCTGCTGGCTCTGTCCTCCGCCAGCCTGCCGGACATCGTGAAGAGGAACGTCGTGAAGAGGAGCGTCGACTCAGAAG GAGACCTGGAGTGGCTGACGTGGACTGGCGGGCTGCCCAACGGCGCCGTGTCCATCTACAACGACAACACTCACCGCAGAGACTACGTCTGCAAGGCTGGCTGTGAGGCTGGCTGTGAGGCTGGCTTCTACAGCCCAGACCTGGGCTCTTACTGCCGCTACCCCTATGGAGGCCACGAGTACAAAGCCACCATGTTCCAGATCCTGGCCAACAAGGACAACATTGAGTTCCTGGAGTGGAAAAAAAGTTCCCACGGCTGGGTGCCGAAGGACTCGATCCAGACCTGCCCGGGCGTCGACATCTACGTCGCAAAGAACAAGTACGGCCTTGGGAAGGTGCATCGCCGCCACGGGTCGTTCTTCTTGCCCTTGAAAGGTAAAGAGCACCGGTACAGGTCCTACGAGGTCCTGGTCATAAACAGGGACTACTACGCCCAGAAAATCAGCAACGTCAAGTATGCCATCAACAACGCTGCCATTTTCCGCCACCCGCCCGAGACCATGACCAACTCCAGCACCACCAACAACGCGTGCAGGGCGGTGGTGAAGACGGTCACCCTCTCCAAGACCTCGCGGGTGGAGAGAACCTGGAACATCGGCCACTCCACCAAGCTGGGCATCACCACCACTATCACCGCTGAGATCCCCTTCACCGTCTCGGTGGGCGTCGAGCTCACAGCTGAGAAGACGATGGAGTCCTCCCGGGGAACCACCATGGTCGACCAGCTCAGCCGCTCTTTGACCGTGGAGCTCACCGTCCCACCCAACCATTCCTGCAACGTCCGCATGGAGGGACGCAAGATGACGGCCGACATCCCCTACACGGCCCGCCTCAGCCGGACCTACCGCGGCGGCAAGACCCGGTGGACGTCCATCTCGGGGACGTACAAAGGAGTCCAGATGGGGGAGGTCCGGGCCGTGGTGGACCCCTGTGAGCCCGTGGCCGGCGCCAAACCTTGCCCCTGA